One part of the Leucobacter triazinivorans genome encodes these proteins:
- a CDS encoding SDR family oxidoreductase has translation MTQILEPGSLAGRRALVTGSSRGIGADTVRYFAEAGADVVVNFRNKAPRAEKLAAQLGGLGVRAIVQGADLTDPDSVAGMMEAVRREFGGLDILVLNASGGMESGMGEDYALRLNRDAQLSVLDAALPLMGEGSRVVFVTSHQAHFIRSTPTMPEYEPVARSKRAGEDALRERVPELQERGIGFTVVSGDMIEGTVTATLLNRLNPGAIEERREQAGKLYNVSEFAAEVARAAVDPVPEDHTRLVGDTASFGG, from the coding sequence GTGACACAGATTCTTGAACCCGGCAGCCTCGCCGGCCGCCGCGCGCTCGTGACGGGATCCTCCCGAGGTATCGGCGCGGATACGGTGCGGTACTTCGCCGAGGCGGGAGCCGACGTGGTCGTCAACTTCCGCAACAAGGCTCCCCGCGCCGAGAAGCTCGCGGCCCAGCTCGGCGGACTGGGCGTGCGCGCGATCGTGCAGGGCGCAGATCTCACCGATCCCGACTCGGTCGCGGGCATGATGGAGGCCGTGCGACGGGAGTTCGGCGGTCTCGACATCCTCGTGCTCAACGCCTCGGGGGGCATGGAGAGCGGCATGGGGGAGGACTACGCCCTGCGGCTCAATCGCGACGCGCAGCTCTCGGTGCTCGACGCCGCTCTGCCGCTCATGGGCGAGGGGTCGCGAGTGGTCTTCGTCACGAGCCACCAGGCGCACTTCATCCGCTCGACGCCGACGATGCCCGAGTACGAGCCGGTCGCGCGTTCGAAGCGGGCGGGCGAGGACGCGCTTCGCGAGCGGGTCCCCGAGCTGCAGGAGCGGGGGATCGGCTTCACCGTGGTGTCGGGCGACATGATCGAGGGCACGGTCACCGCGACCCTGCTGAACCGGCTCAATCCTGGTGCGATCGAGGAGCGCCGCGAGCAGGCCGGGAAGCTCTACAACGTGTCGGAGTTCGCGGCCGAGGTCGCGCGCGCCGCGGTCGACCCGGTGCCCGAGGATCACACCCGATTGGTGGGCGACACCGCGAGCTTCGGCGGATAG
- a CDS encoding RNA polymerase-binding protein RbpA → MADRTLRGTRIGATSLQGEEGVELSPRRTVEYLTDRGLRFSVLFDADAEPPAEWVDQKSGELGFLDDEAGRAARAEFEEKESSQRTPWDMLIERRTREELEELLEERLQLLRARRGGA, encoded by the coding sequence ATGGCCGACCGTACGCTTCGCGGAACGCGCATCGGCGCGACGAGTCTGCAGGGCGAGGAGGGTGTCGAGCTCTCGCCCAGACGGACCGTGGAATACCTCACCGATCGCGGCCTGCGCTTCTCCGTACTCTTCGACGCCGACGCGGAGCCCCCGGCGGAGTGGGTGGATCAGAAGAGCGGTGAACTCGGCTTCCTCGACGACGAGGCGGGCCGAGCCGCGCGCGCCGAGTTCGAGGAGAAGGAGTCGTCGCAGCGCACGCCCTGGGACATGCTCATCGAGCGTCGCACACGGGAGGAGCTCGAGGAGCTGCTCGAGGAGCGGCTGCAGCTCCTCCGCGCTCGCCGCGGCGGTGCGTGA
- the lnt gene encoding apolipoprotein N-acyltransferase produces the protein MGSDVAAARPGTVARLPWWAALACAAAGGLLLDTASPVLAWWWAALPGAALIIAGVWQQRWRTGLAVGAVAGAAFWGPHISWLTLYLGPIPWLALCAVMTLWFALFGLAAAVTTRGLAHLAAEAPRARRALPFVQALAVAGLWAVREGVQGAWPYGGFPWGRLVHTQSDGPLQEAVSWLGFSGFSGLLALACALPIAVAGALRPRRRLIVGAVASSAALVLLLALIPPAPLERAGTLRIAAIQGNSKSGIFDDRESGSVIDDHIAATSQLLDRLEAEGEAVDLIVWPENSAEFDLPGSPLNGYRVARLAERAGAPVVVGSVLPNDDGSYTNSSLVWGEAGEMPGRYDKRYPVPFAEYMPNRDFFHALVPDLVDLVQLEYTAGTRPAAYDIDTTGGAVRAGIAICFDIIFDSQAVAMMGDGAELILAQTNNADFGRTDESAQQLAIARLRAIETGRSLVNISTVGTSAVVAPDGSDLDRLVPHTAGAMVAEVPRTLGETPALRFGATIAAGWMVIGGLGLALGAVGALRARRAARNGD, from the coding sequence GTGGGCAGTGACGTCGCAGCCGCGCGGCCGGGTACGGTGGCGCGGCTGCCCTGGTGGGCCGCGCTCGCGTGCGCGGCCGCGGGCGGGCTGCTGCTCGACACCGCGAGCCCCGTGCTCGCGTGGTGGTGGGCCGCCCTGCCGGGCGCCGCTCTGATCATCGCGGGCGTGTGGCAGCAGCGATGGCGCACGGGCCTCGCCGTCGGCGCAGTGGCGGGAGCCGCCTTCTGGGGTCCGCACATCTCCTGGCTCACCCTCTACCTCGGCCCGATCCCGTGGCTCGCCCTCTGCGCCGTGATGACGCTGTGGTTCGCGCTGTTCGGTCTCGCCGCCGCGGTGACGACGCGCGGTCTCGCCCATCTCGCGGCGGAGGCGCCGCGAGCGCGTCGAGCGCTCCCGTTCGTCCAGGCCCTGGCGGTCGCCGGGCTCTGGGCGGTGCGCGAGGGCGTGCAGGGCGCGTGGCCCTACGGCGGCTTCCCCTGGGGTCGGCTCGTGCACACGCAGTCCGACGGCCCGCTGCAGGAGGCCGTCTCCTGGCTCGGCTTCAGCGGATTCTCGGGGCTCCTGGCTCTGGCCTGCGCGCTGCCGATCGCGGTGGCGGGCGCCCTCCGCCCGCGACGTCGGCTGATCGTCGGGGCCGTCGCATCGTCGGCGGCGCTGGTCCTGCTGCTCGCTCTGATCCCGCCGGCGCCGCTGGAGCGGGCGGGCACGCTGCGCATCGCCGCCATCCAGGGCAACTCGAAATCGGGGATCTTCGACGATCGCGAATCCGGCTCGGTCATCGACGACCACATCGCGGCGACGTCGCAGCTGCTCGATCGCCTCGAGGCCGAGGGCGAGGCCGTGGACCTCATCGTCTGGCCGGAGAACAGCGCGGAGTTCGACCTGCCGGGCAGCCCGCTCAACGGCTATCGGGTCGCGCGGCTGGCAGAGCGTGCCGGAGCCCCCGTGGTGGTGGGCTCGGTGCTTCCGAACGACGATGGCAGCTACACCAACAGCTCACTCGTGTGGGGCGAGGCGGGCGAGATGCCGGGCCGATACGACAAGCGCTACCCCGTGCCGTTCGCCGAGTACATGCCGAATCGCGACTTCTTCCACGCACTGGTGCCCGATCTGGTCGATCTCGTGCAGCTCGAGTACACGGCGGGCACCCGGCCCGCGGCGTACGACATCGACACCACGGGGGGAGCGGTGCGCGCCGGAATCGCGATCTGCTTCGACATCATCTTCGACTCGCAGGCCGTGGCGATGATGGGGGACGGTGCAGAGCTGATCCTCGCGCAGACGAACAACGCCGACTTCGGGCGCACCGATGAGAGCGCGCAGCAGCTGGCGATCGCGCGACTGCGCGCGATCGAGACGGGGCGGAGCCTCGTGAACATCTCGACGGTCGGCACGAGCGCCGTCGTCGCGCCCGACGGCTCGGATCTCGACCGGCTGGTGCCGCACACCGCCGGGGCGATGGTCGCGGAGGTGCCCCGCACGCTGGGTGAGACCCCGGCGCTGCGATTCGGTGCGACGATCGCGGCCGGGTGGATGGTGATCGGGGGCCTCGGCCTCGCACTCGGCGCCGTCGGGGCGCTCCGAGCGCGGCGCGCGGCGCGCAACGGGGACTGA
- a CDS encoding DEAD/DEAH box helicase has translation MTAETALSHFAQRIGYPLDAFQRTACERLEDGRSVLVAAPTGSGKTTVAEFAVYLARRERDARIFYTAPIKALSNQKFHELCAEYGEQEVGLLTGDVNLRGDAPIVVMTTEVLRNMIYADGTEDGAGARSPLDGLAFVVLDEVHYLGDRFRGAVWEEIILHLPQSVRLVALSATVSNAEEFGDWMHAVRGDTDVILSEHRPVPLYQHVLTSQALLPLYVGRDGEAVTARAGRINPELRMLEGGRASGGRARGEGPRGGRESSGYRDRGRDRARGRAPVRRARRVSRADIVRALDETRLLPAIVFVFSRNGCDQAVRQCLFEGVSLTSRDEREEIRRIANAEVRDMSDEERRVLGVREWLAGLERGVAAHHAGLLPTFKTVVEQLFQRRLVKLVFATETLALGINMPARAVVIERLDKFNGEQRVPLTSGEYTQLTGRAGRRGIDTEGHAVVVWSDGVDLEALAHLAGARSFPVRSSFRPTPNMAVNLLQRMDEARVRDTLELSFAQFQADRAVVDQARELRAEQSSLEGYDAAAARSQGADRRRWQDRARKLRRRIERGRRQIASRTGTIARTFDRVVSLLLELGYLERNGGEPEVTAWGELLRRIYGERDLLVAECLRHDVLRGLDAAGLAAMCCVLSYEPRRDDEGEPRLPGGAAFVAAHDRVLETWARLDDLFERARLPQSDMPHAGLAATMHAWASGRPIEEVLERSGIGAGDFVRWSKQTIDLLDQIAQACETAVVAGLEEDRLGELARVSREAKRRVRRGIVEASSGQ, from the coding sequence ATGACGGCTGAGACCGCCCTCTCGCACTTCGCGCAGCGCATCGGGTACCCCCTCGACGCCTTCCAGCGCACCGCCTGCGAGCGGCTCGAGGACGGGCGCAGCGTGCTGGTGGCGGCGCCCACCGGATCCGGCAAGACGACGGTCGCGGAGTTCGCTGTGTACCTCGCGCGCAGGGAGCGCGACGCGCGCATCTTCTACACCGCACCCATCAAGGCGCTGTCGAACCAGAAGTTCCACGAGCTGTGCGCTGAGTACGGTGAGCAGGAGGTCGGCCTGCTGACGGGCGACGTCAACCTGCGGGGCGACGCCCCGATCGTCGTGATGACGACCGAGGTGCTGCGCAACATGATCTACGCCGACGGGACCGAAGACGGGGCCGGCGCCCGTTCGCCGCTCGACGGGCTCGCGTTCGTGGTGCTCGACGAGGTGCACTACCTGGGCGACCGCTTCCGCGGTGCGGTGTGGGAGGAGATCATCCTGCACCTGCCGCAGAGTGTGCGCCTCGTGGCGCTCTCGGCCACGGTGTCGAACGCCGAGGAATTCGGCGACTGGATGCACGCCGTGCGCGGCGACACCGACGTCATCCTCTCCGAGCACCGGCCGGTGCCCCTGTACCAGCACGTGCTCACCTCGCAGGCGTTGCTCCCGCTCTACGTCGGGCGCGACGGCGAAGCCGTGACCGCGCGTGCGGGCCGCATCAACCCCGAGCTGCGCATGCTCGAGGGCGGGCGCGCATCCGGCGGGCGGGCGCGGGGCGAAGGGCCTCGGGGAGGCCGGGAGTCGTCGGGCTATCGGGATCGCGGGCGTGACCGCGCGCGCGGTCGCGCACCGGTGCGACGCGCCCGTCGTGTGTCGCGCGCCGACATCGTGCGCGCGCTCGACGAGACCCGCCTGCTGCCGGCCATCGTCTTCGTGTTCAGCCGCAACGGGTGCGACCAGGCCGTGCGGCAGTGCCTCTTCGAGGGGGTCTCGCTCACGAGCCGGGATGAGCGCGAGGAGATCCGGCGCATCGCGAACGCCGAAGTGCGCGACATGAGCGACGAGGAGCGGCGCGTGCTCGGGGTGCGGGAGTGGCTCGCCGGGCTGGAGCGCGGGGTGGCTGCGCATCACGCCGGGCTGCTGCCGACCTTCAAGACGGTCGTCGAGCAGCTCTTCCAGCGTCGGCTCGTCAAACTCGTGTTCGCCACCGAGACCCTGGCGCTCGGCATCAACATGCCCGCCCGCGCCGTGGTGATCGAGCGGCTCGACAAGTTCAACGGCGAGCAGCGGGTGCCGCTCACCTCGGGGGAGTACACCCAGTTGACCGGCCGGGCCGGCAGGCGCGGGATCGACACCGAGGGCCACGCGGTCGTCGTGTGGAGCGACGGCGTCGATCTCGAGGCGCTGGCGCATCTCGCCGGCGCGCGGTCGTTCCCGGTCAGATCCAGCTTCCGCCCCACGCCCAACATGGCGGTCAACCTGCTGCAGCGCATGGACGAGGCGCGCGTGCGCGACACGCTGGAGCTCTCGTTCGCCCAGTTCCAGGCCGACCGCGCGGTGGTCGATCAGGCGCGGGAGCTGCGCGCCGAGCAGAGCTCGCTGGAAGGCTACGACGCCGCGGCGGCCCGCTCGCAGGGCGCGGATCGCAGGCGCTGGCAGGACCGGGCGCGCAAGCTGCGCCGCCGGATCGAGCGCGGGAGGCGGCAGATCGCTTCCCGGACGGGAACGATCGCGCGCACCTTCGACCGGGTGGTGTCGCTGCTGCTCGAGCTCGGCTACCTCGAGCGCAACGGCGGCGAGCCCGAGGTGACGGCATGGGGCGAGCTGCTGCGGCGCATCTACGGCGAACGCGATCTGCTCGTCGCCGAGTGCCTGCGCCACGATGTGCTGCGCGGGCTCGACGCCGCCGGCCTCGCGGCCATGTGCTGCGTGCTGAGCTACGAGCCGCGACGCGACGACGAGGGAGAGCCCCGGCTGCCGGGCGGAGCGGCGTTCGTCGCCGCACACGATCGTGTGCTCGAGACGTGGGCGCGTCTCGACGACCTGTTCGAACGCGCCCGTCTTCCGCAGAGCGACATGCCGCACGCGGGCCTCGCAGCGACCATGCACGCCTGGGCGTCGGGTCGACCCATCGAGGAGGTGCTCGAGCGCTCGGGCATCGGCGCCGGCGACTTCGTGCGCTGGTCGAAGCAGACCATCGACCTGCTCGACCAGATCGCTCAGGCGTGCGAGACCGCCGTGGTCGCGGGGCTCGAAGAGGACCGCCTGGGTGAGCTCGCCCGGGTGTCCCGCGAGGCGAAGCGCCGCGTGCGTCGCGGGATCGTCGAGGCCTCCAGTGGGCAGTGA
- the tatC gene encoding twin-arginine translocase subunit TatC has product MAKQARKQRKSEGRMSLGEHLIEFRNRLFISAIAIAIGLVAGWFLSDWVWDMLRQPIYDIAEQQGRTAQINYDDITGAFDLKIQISLFIGVILACPVWLYQIWAFLAPGLTKREKLYGFGFLGLAVPLFLGGAYAGWLVIPNIVTLLTSFAPEEDAAFIGARRYLDFTIKLLLAVGVGFVLPLFLVMLNFMGVLRGASILKSWRVALLCIILFAGIATPAADLMSMFMLAAPIVVLYFGAAGIAILHDRRADKRRSAELAEYGIDDDPSKVAE; this is encoded by the coding sequence ATGGCGAAGCAGGCGCGCAAACAGCGCAAGTCCGAGGGGCGGATGAGCCTTGGCGAGCACCTCATCGAGTTCCGCAATCGCCTGTTCATCTCAGCGATCGCCATCGCAATCGGGCTCGTCGCGGGCTGGTTCCTCTCGGACTGGGTCTGGGACATGCTGCGGCAGCCGATCTACGACATCGCCGAGCAGCAGGGACGCACCGCGCAGATCAACTACGACGACATCACCGGCGCGTTCGACCTCAAGATCCAGATCTCACTGTTCATCGGGGTGATCCTGGCCTGCCCGGTCTGGCTCTATCAGATCTGGGCGTTCCTGGCGCCGGGCCTCACCAAGCGCGAGAAGCTGTACGGCTTCGGGTTCCTGGGGCTCGCCGTCCCGCTCTTCCTCGGCGGCGCCTACGCGGGGTGGCTCGTGATCCCCAACATCGTGACGCTCCTCACGAGCTTCGCGCCGGAGGAGGACGCGGCGTTCATCGGTGCACGACGCTATCTCGATTTCACGATCAAGCTGCTGCTCGCGGTGGGCGTCGGATTCGTGCTGCCGCTGTTCCTCGTGATGCTCAACTTCATGGGGGTGCTGCGGGGCGCATCGATCCTCAAGAGCTGGCGCGTCGCACTGCTGTGCATCATCCTCTTCGCCGGGATCGCGACCCCTGCGGCCGACCTCATGAGCATGTTCATGCTCGCCGCGCCGATCGTGGTGCTCTACTTCGGGGCCGCGGGGATCGCGATCCTGCACGATCGACGAGCCGACAAGCGCCGCTCCGCGGAACTCGCCGAGTACGGGATCGATGACGACCCGTCGAAGGTCGCCGAATGA
- a CDS encoding helix-turn-helix transcriptional regulator, producing the protein MHKHVIAPDRVLLLLSLVPYLREHGPTPVPMLAEAFDVPADLLRSLVRFLGTAGVPGETMSYQHEDLFDIDWDALERDDVVSLTRTVAVDETPRFAQTETAALIAGLQALTPVLPPDDARLARRTAAKLSRALGGPDRRPVTVTADPEDARIPEVVAAITAARVLAFAYRDVSGAETSRRVEPLTLTQESGEWYLRAYCLDRRAERTFRVDQMRELRMLPESVAPRAAVAEDRAAMTEIVARVSQRALSRIASFSPQPIGAVGDDVRVRIEAWHPGAAVRLVQRAPGEIVIEHPEDARAAVRAWAERARAAYDD; encoded by the coding sequence ATGCATAAGCACGTCATCGCTCCGGATCGGGTGCTGCTGCTGCTCTCGCTGGTGCCGTATCTGCGCGAGCACGGACCGACACCCGTGCCGATGCTCGCGGAGGCGTTCGACGTGCCCGCCGATCTGCTGCGCTCGCTCGTGCGATTCCTCGGAACCGCCGGCGTGCCGGGGGAGACCATGAGCTATCAGCACGAGGACCTCTTCGACATCGACTGGGACGCGCTGGAACGGGATGACGTCGTCAGCCTTACCCGGACCGTCGCGGTGGACGAGACGCCGCGCTTCGCCCAGACGGAGACGGCCGCACTCATCGCGGGTCTGCAGGCGCTCACCCCGGTGCTGCCCCCTGACGATGCACGGCTCGCGCGTCGCACCGCGGCGAAGCTGAGCCGCGCGCTCGGCGGGCCGGATCGGCGTCCGGTCACGGTCACCGCGGATCCGGAGGACGCCAGGATCCCGGAGGTCGTGGCCGCGATCACCGCCGCGCGGGTGCTGGCGTTCGCGTACCGCGACGTCTCCGGCGCCGAGACGTCGCGGCGTGTGGAACCGCTGACGCTCACCCAAGAATCGGGTGAGTGGTATCTGCGCGCCTACTGCCTGGATCGGCGGGCGGAGCGCACTTTCAGGGTCGATCAGATGCGCGAACTCCGCATGCTGCCGGAGTCGGTCGCGCCGAGAGCCGCCGTGGCTGAGGACCGTGCCGCCATGACCGAGATCGTGGCCAGGGTGTCGCAGCGCGCACTCTCGCGGATCGCGTCGTTCTCGCCGCAGCCGATCGGCGCCGTCGGCGACGATGTCCGGGTGCGGATCGAGGCGTGGCATCCGGGCGCCGCGGTGCGCCTCGTGCAGCGCGCGCCCGGCGAGATCGTGATCGAGCACCCGGAGGACGCGAGAGCCGCCGTGCGCGCCTGGGCGGAACGCGCGAGAGCCGCATACGACGACTAG
- a CDS encoding helix-turn-helix transcriptional regulator: MAGRVPGEQRIFSLVLALVVSPEGLTKRELLSSVYGYAERYRAEGPGAALDRQFERDKEQLRDLGIQIETRDSPLEPGNNQLTRYRIAKELFAFPADLRFDERELMLLRLAALAWREGSLSAESRRAAMRLEALGAGLDVRQLGVAPSLGSAEPAAAPLQRAIDEDRVVSFGYTLPGRDAPLARRVAPLRLHRVEGRWHLIAHDLDRNADRVFLLARISTPVQVSTARFDAALHGRADGIVEDLLRLPERHQAVLRVRRASVAEARLAPRSAPLGAGADGAAGRRDGEEQVELRVGVLDRHMLAAELIGYGADVAVLAPEDLRELVVFGLRRIAAQHAEGAVSDA; the protein is encoded by the coding sequence GTGGCCGGCCGAGTGCCCGGCGAGCAGCGCATCTTCAGTCTGGTGCTCGCCCTGGTCGTGAGCCCCGAGGGCCTCACGAAGCGCGAGCTGCTGTCGTCGGTGTACGGCTACGCCGAGCGCTACCGCGCCGAGGGGCCGGGCGCCGCACTCGACCGGCAGTTCGAGCGCGACAAGGAGCAGCTGCGCGATCTCGGCATCCAGATCGAAACGCGCGATTCGCCGCTCGAGCCGGGCAACAATCAGCTCACCCGCTACCGCATCGCGAAGGAGCTGTTCGCGTTCCCGGCGGATCTGCGCTTCGACGAGCGTGAACTGATGCTGCTCAGGCTCGCCGCGCTCGCGTGGCGAGAGGGAAGTCTGAGCGCCGAGTCGCGCCGGGCGGCGATGCGACTCGAAGCGCTCGGGGCAGGCCTCGACGTGAGGCAGCTCGGAGTCGCTCCGAGCCTCGGTTCGGCCGAGCCGGCGGCCGCGCCCCTGCAGCGCGCGATCGACGAGGACCGGGTGGTGAGCTTCGGCTACACGCTGCCGGGCCGCGACGCGCCCCTCGCGCGCCGGGTGGCCCCGTTGCGACTCCACCGCGTCGAAGGACGGTGGCACCTCATCGCGCACGATCTGGATCGGAACGCCGACCGGGTGTTCCTGCTCGCGCGGATCTCCACACCGGTGCAGGTCTCGACCGCGCGCTTCGACGCGGCGCTGCACGGGCGCGCCGACGGGATCGTCGAGGATCTCCTGCGTCTACCGGAGCGGCACCAGGCCGTGCTCCGCGTGCGCAGGGCCTCCGTGGCCGAGGCCCGTCTCGCGCCTCGCTCGGCGCCGCTCGGCGCGGGGGCCGACGGGGCAGCGGGAAGGCGCGACGGCGAGGAGCAGGTCGAGCTGCGCGTCGGGGTGCTCGACCGCCACATGCTCGCCGCCGAACTGATCGGCTACGGCGCCGATGTCGCGGTGCTGGCCCCAGAAGACCTGCGCGAACTCGTGGTCTTCGGGCTGCGGCGGATCGCGGCGCAGCATGCAGAGGGGGCGGTCTCCGATGCATAA
- a CDS encoding peptidylprolyl isomerase, producing MLRRLVPATAAVALLLAGATGCSAQRMAADCEPQLEPGALSDAVAVTTAFGEAPRISAPVGAEILVSQRTVVESAEQRSGAADEGTLVGVNMAFFDAGSGQQLYQSPGFADAAQSPELLLVSADAPNPLSEAVRCTVPGERVVLALSPEESAQFAMQLGGAGAAPIVGVIDTVSTSPLAASGPVRGLPSGYPAVVTNDEGRPGVVLPPRPAPAGTQSAVRIAGAGDEVAPDDNVIAQVLSVGWDGEERTNTWESGLMALGTEEQIAQSGHAFRAELTGKTVGSQVVIIDHEQGEQAQVVVVDIVGVN from the coding sequence ATGCTTCGTCGACTGGTTCCCGCAACCGCAGCGGTTGCGCTGCTCCTGGCCGGTGCGACCGGCTGCAGCGCGCAGCGGATGGCCGCCGATTGCGAGCCTCAGCTCGAGCCCGGCGCGCTCAGCGATGCCGTCGCGGTGACGACCGCATTCGGCGAGGCCCCCCGGATCTCCGCCCCGGTGGGCGCCGAGATCCTCGTCTCGCAGCGCACGGTCGTCGAGTCGGCCGAGCAGCGCTCGGGGGCCGCCGATGAGGGGACCCTCGTCGGGGTGAACATGGCGTTCTTCGATGCGGGCAGCGGCCAGCAGCTCTACCAGAGCCCCGGCTTCGCCGACGCGGCGCAGTCTCCGGAGCTGCTGCTCGTCTCGGCCGATGCGCCGAACCCGCTGAGCGAGGCCGTGCGCTGCACGGTGCCCGGCGAGCGGGTGGTACTCGCGCTGTCTCCCGAGGAGAGCGCGCAGTTCGCGATGCAGCTCGGCGGCGCGGGAGCGGCTCCGATCGTCGGTGTGATCGACACCGTATCGACGAGCCCGCTCGCGGCGAGCGGACCGGTGCGCGGTCTTCCGTCCGGCTACCCCGCGGTCGTCACGAACGACGAGGGCCGCCCCGGCGTGGTGCTGCCGCCGCGCCCGGCGCCGGCGGGCACCCAATCCGCCGTGCGCATCGCGGGGGCCGGTGACGAGGTGGCGCCCGACGACAACGTCATCGCGCAGGTGCTCAGTGTGGGCTGGGACGGCGAGGAGCGCACGAACACCTGGGAATCCGGACTCATGGCGCTCGGCACCGAGGAGCAGATCGCGCAGTCCGGTCACGCCTTCCGCGCCGAGCTCACCGGAAAGACCGTCGGATCGCAGGTGGTGATCATCGATCACGAGCAGGGCGAGCAGGCGCAGGTGGTGGTCGTCGACATCGTCGGCGTCAACTGA
- a CDS encoding tRNA (adenine-N1)-methyltransferase: protein MLEGAPAPRGPLAYGDRVQLTGPKGRLNTVTLVEGGEFHSHRGMIRHSEIVGLPDASVVVNSTGEEYLALRPLLSDFVMSMPRGAAIVYPKDAAQILSLADIFPGARVVEAGVGSGALSLHLLRGIGPEGRLFSFERREEFADVARGNVAAFAGRAPRNWTVTVGDLQETLPTACPAGTIDRVVLDMLAPWECVDVAAEALAPGGVLICYVATATQLSRTAEEIRRSAAFTHPQSSETMVRGWHVEGLAVRPDHRMVAHTGFLITARRLAPGTVLPELKRRASKGDFTDEDLASWLPDLGGAEPERVWTPEAVGERGKSDKVLRKKVREARRFARDRGALDEHHAGDDGDGTDNGTDNRAGAARQEHPPQTDSIG, encoded by the coding sequence GTGCTCGAGGGCGCGCCCGCTCCCCGCGGACCGCTCGCCTACGGAGACCGGGTGCAGCTCACGGGTCCGAAGGGCAGGCTCAACACCGTCACGCTGGTGGAGGGCGGCGAGTTCCACAGCCATCGCGGCATGATCCGTCACTCCGAGATCGTCGGTCTGCCCGATGCGTCTGTGGTCGTGAACAGCACCGGCGAGGAGTACCTCGCCCTGCGCCCGCTCCTGTCGGACTTCGTGATGTCGATGCCGCGGGGTGCCGCGATCGTCTATCCGAAGGACGCGGCGCAGATCCTCTCGCTCGCCGACATCTTCCCGGGCGCCCGGGTCGTGGAGGCCGGCGTCGGTTCCGGCGCGCTCTCCCTGCACCTGCTGCGCGGGATCGGACCCGAAGGGCGGCTGTTCTCGTTCGAGCGGCGCGAGGAGTTCGCCGACGTCGCCCGCGGAAACGTGGCGGCATTCGCCGGTCGCGCGCCGCGGAACTGGACCGTCACGGTGGGCGATCTGCAGGAGACGCTGCCGACCGCGTGCCCGGCGGGAACCATCGATCGCGTGGTGCTCGACATGCTCGCCCCGTGGGAGTGCGTCGACGTCGCCGCCGAGGCGCTCGCGCCCGGCGGGGTGCTGATCTGCTACGTCGCCACCGCGACTCAGCTCTCGCGCACCGCCGAGGAGATCCGCCGCAGCGCGGCGTTCACCCACCCGCAATCGTCGGAGACCATGGTGCGCGGGTGGCACGTCGAGGGACTCGCGGTGCGACCGGACCACCGAATGGTGGCCCACACCGGCTTCCTCATCACGGCTCGCCGCTTGGCCCCGGGAACGGTGCTGCCCGAACTCAAGCGGCGCGCGTCGAAGGGCGACTTCACCGACGAGGATCTGGCCAGCTGGCTGCCGGACCTGGGCGGCGCGGAGCCCGAGCGGGTCTGGACGCCGGAGGCGGTCGGGGAGCGCGGCAAGAGCGACAAGGTGCTGCGCAAGAAGGTGCGCGAGGCACGGCGCTTCGCCAGAGACCGCGGCGCCCTCGACGAGCACCACGCGGGCGACGACGGAGACGGCACCGACAACGGCACCGACAACAGGGCCGGCGCCGCGCGTCAGGAGCATCCTCCCCAGACTGATTCGATAGGATAG